The proteins below come from a single Chiloscyllium punctatum isolate Juve2018m chromosome 22, sChiPun1.3, whole genome shotgun sequence genomic window:
- the LOC140493866 gene encoding ribonuclease H-like, with amino-acid sequence MVNHMCGNVDDEVEKSGIKSVPLEAPDETLFVDGSWIYVNGLPGTGRAVVELRVVRERRIEGGLSAQLAALIQVIMEATGKRVNIYTDCRYVFGIVYDYLTVWGRQSFVTTGGTPVKHRQIIKTLLEASELLSVAAVLKVKAHQREPDKQNLELAHF; translated from the coding sequence ATGGTGAACCACATGTGTGGGAATGTGGATGATGAAGTAGAGAAAAGTGGGATAAAGAGTGTACCCCTGGAGGCACCAGATGAGACCCTGTTTGTGGATGGCTCGTGGATATATGTAAATGGTTTGCCAGGAACGGGACGGGCAGTAGTGGAATTACGAGTTGTCCGAGAGAGAAGAATTGAAGGAGGCCTGTCAGCCCAGTTAGcggccctcatccaggtcatcaTGGAGGCGACAGGGAAGAGGGTTAACATTTACACTGATTGTAGATATGTGTTCGGGATTGTCTATGATTACTTGACCGTTTGGGGAAGACAGAGTTTTGTCACCACAGGTGGCACCCCTGTCAAGCATAGGCAGATAATAAAGACCTTACTGGAGGCCAGTGAGCTCCTATCAGTGGCTGCAGTACTGAAAGTCAAGGCCCACCAGAGGGAACCAGATAAACAGAATCTTGAGTTGGCACATTTTTAA